The region GTTGCATTTGAGGCACAGCGCTAAGGATCccatttgttgaaaaaaaaaaaaaaccttactcAGCAAGTATCAGCTTATTTCCAACCACTGTCTTCGTTTGGATCCGGAATTAAAGTCGGGAGACACTGGGTATTTATTTTTCGGAAAATCGGATGCTTAGCTCCGTGACTTGAATGTAATGGTAATGCACGAGTTCCACAAACCGGGGCTGGGATCATCCGAGATGTATTTTACTGCCAAGTGTAAGCAGGGCCCAAGAAGCTGGATTCATTCTGTGCTCACTGGCATAATGAACATCTCATATTCTACTGGAAAATGGAAGCTGGTGAACCTGAAAGCAAGACTGGTTTTTTGTTATTCCTAGGAAAAAAAGGTAAGATTCTGTGTGTACGCTGTTTTCTTCTGACAGTTGTATGAGACTGAGAACCTGAGGACAACATGGCTGAATCAGTTGTGCAGCATGTAGGATCTGTGCGTGTCTGCGCTGAGCGTCCGCATCACTTGTACAGGCTGAGCTCAGGGCTGTGGTACAGACACATGTAGGAGTCGCAGAGCAGGCGGCGGGCGGGCTCCCGTAACGAGGCGGCGTCGACTCTGCGCAGCTCCTCCTCCGATAGGCTGAGGTAGCGACCCACCTCAGGACACGCCTTCACCCAGGGGATGTTGAAGCCGTTCTCGCCACCTGGGTGAGAAACGggagctcttttttttgttctcgtGTTACGTGCGATCCGGTAACTCGAATCTACCGTACGTTAACAGGACTTGAGATCTCTCACCTTCCCGGTCTGCCATGCTGTCAAAAAACAGCCAGTCGGTGGGGAGGGGCCCGTGCTTGATGAAGCTCACGTAATGGCTGGTCTCGATGCACGTCACAGCGAAGAGAGACATGCGCTGGCGGGTGTAGTGCAGGGGGCCGGTCCACGGTCCCCCGGGGACACCTACCTTCACCGGGCTGTGGGACATCCGGTTCTTGTGACTGTGGACCTGATAATCGATAGAAGTGTAAAAGCAGACAGAGATACGTAAGGTGGAGAAAATGAAGGTCGGAGTGCTGTAAATTAGGCAAATACCtccttattattataatattattacatAATAAATCAATCCACCTCAACAGAGAGTAGGAcactttggaaaaatgtttcCGGACTTTCTTACGCCTCTGGCTCCACAATAGTCTCAGGTGGAAAGTAAGAAGCGGCTACCTGTTTGTTGCAGGTCGGGCAGTACTGTTTGAGACGACCGGGCGTGATGTCTAGATCTTCATAACACTGGAGACactcccattcagccacagccTGACAGATACTGCACTGCCTCAGAGCTAGAAAAGAGGACGAAGAGAGGAGGTAAATACACggtaaaaaaagcaaaaaaaaaaaaaacagatgaggtCAAGTTcagtgaaaactaaaaaaaaaaaagcaaaaaaaaaaaaacaaaccccaaaatcttcaatttaactttttgctGCTGACAGACAGTAGGGACagtacaacaaaaaaagatttgacCTAAGATGATATTTGGTTCACGTTAATTGTTAGTtgtaaactaaaacaaattaaaatgattcaaactAAAATCGGATCTGTATGCAACTGAAAAACAGACCTGAAatacacaaaatcaaaacagaaacaaaactaaaatgctaaaatatcGACGAGCCTCCCAAAAATCGTCCTCACTGTCATCCAGCAGGTCTGTGATGTCCAGGCTGAGGGTGGGTAAGATGGCGTCAAACATTTTGAAGTCCTTCCCAAACCTGGGCATGAGAAGCAAGAGGCAGGAGGGAGCCTGGAGGAGCGATCGGTACACCATCTTATCAGTTAACGTTGTTTCGGGTGACTCAAAAGGTAAAATACACTAACTGCTTTTAACAACAGGCTGAGCTCTGCCGCAAAATTCCCCTGCCCTGAAATCTTGAGCGCATTTCTGGTACCTCGACAAACTTGAGGCCGGCGTGGAGGAAGGAGGACTCCAGCAGGGCCTGGACGCTGGCGACTCTCATCGGGCTGGACGCTGGCGAGGACAGAGGGATGGGGGAGTCCACCGGGGAGTGGGGTAAGGGcgtggagggagagggggggagGGTGGGCGGGAAGAGCTGGTAGAGGTGGCACTGCTGAGGCTGCTGAGTCATCGATCTGGAAGAGGGGaaagaaacagaagacagaaaacaaaaaaagaggcaagAAATTTAGACATGAGAGGTGGAGACGAGcggtgcattaaaaaaaaatgccaaatagaTTTGAGTCTGATTCTCTACGCTTATGACTTCACTGCTTATTTAATATCTATGTAATACAGTGTTTGAGCTCATTTTTAGTCCATGTGACTTTTCGCTTGAGCAGTGAAAACTTTATCAGGGAACATAAATACCACCCAGCCATGATTtatacaaaagaaaactaacTGCAGGTTTGACCTCAGCCTTATTATCGTCTCAGATCAGAAGCCAACTCCCAGCCATTGCAACAGGTGATCATATCAAAGAAAAGCAAGCGGCCTGTGTGATAGCGAAGCAGGgcgtaggtgtgaatgtgaccGGGTGCaggtaagagagaaaaaaaaccaaaacaacaacaacaacaacaacagtggcTGCGACATTACCTGATCTTGAGGAGCGGCTCGACTCTGAGGAGCTGGAAGAGCTTGTTGAGGAACTCTTCAGGATCTGATAGACAGAAGAAGAGCAGCGTGTTAGCATTCCTCAGTGTGAtcgcgcgcgcacacatacacacacacacacacatacagagtacATCTGCAGAAAGCTGGCAGAGGGGTAAGGACAGGAATCCAGAGGCGACAGGGCTTTGTCACACACATACCTTTCTCCTGATTGGTGAAGCCGGTGTCACTATTCGCAGCCTCCAGCAGTCGTCTCAGGGCCATGGTCTTACTGGCACACACGTAGCCATACCTTGGAAACATACCAGCACACAGACGGTTTAGGAAagacttgtattttttttttaaatgcttagGAGCAATCTGAtcagttttacacacacacagacacacacacacacacacacacacacacgaggagCGTGACATTAATCTCCTCTTAAAGGGTGTACAACTTTACTACACCATTGTTATAGTTTTATTTAGGTTTCACGACTGATAAGACGGAGTCAGATCAAATCTGTTTTGTTAATGATTTGAATCATTTACCTTCTGATCCAGTCACTGCCGGCGTTTCCTTTTAATCtttcaaatgtttgatttttacaaaTGGAATGGGGACCGTCCACATTACATTTCATTGCATGTTATGGCTGGTCCCTGCCTATAAATTTCCTGGGCACAATCTGATTCGAATGACGTACGGACCCGccccacacacaaacgcatTTACTGACCTTCGAAGGGGGTTGACTATCTCGCAGCGCAGCAGGTCTTGAGCCTGACTGGAGTTTCGGTCAGTCTCGGGGTCAGACGGCCAAAACAACACCCAGTCTGCTGAACTGCAGCAGGAGAAGAGACTAGAGAGACGGAAACGGACGCACAGGTCATATACAAAACCCAGTTCTTGTGCTCATCCAAATTACGGATGAAAAGTGCTCTTGTTAGTGGAGAAACAGCGACAGTCTGAGTGACTAGAGCAGCACAGCCGTGTTAGCAACATGAAAGCTTTCACAAGCTGGTTATAAATCTGTTTGTGTTACACATTAATCAGCAACAGAGAGAAGTAACACCAAGGTTTATTTATAGGAACCTGTCACTGACTACACAACTGTCATGGGAAGCAAACAGGGTTTATGAAGAATAAGGGACAATGGTTGAGTAACCAAGATGTTTTACAAAATTACGACAAAATGTGTACCTGTTTAAAGATCTGACACACGTTCTCATCAAGTTTTAACTGTCAAATAAGAATTTATGTCATGTTACGCATCGATCACCTGTAGTCTTACGTGCGTCTCTGTACGCTAAGCTGTTTTTATGTTGACATACTAACCATATTAAAAGACATTTCTATCCTGACAATCCTCTCTGCTAGCCCAGACTGAATACACAGTCCCAGGTTTTACCTGAACAGAGTAGCGTCCAGGTAGCAGGAGTTGAGATGGCCCTGGATGCCTCTCTTCCAGCCCTGGTAGAGCTCCCTGGCCTCGTCTCCGTCCACAGGAGGCGTGTGCTCCTCCACGCGCTCACTGCCCCACTCTGCAAAGGCTGGGGGCCGCGGGGACACAGAAGACAGTATTAAATAGTAAAGGGCAACCACAGCCTCAGATTTGGCCAGAAAACCTTGCTCAAAgcgtatttaaaaaaaaaaacaaacaacaacaactgcagcagAAGAGCGGGGGAGCAACAGCTGTAGGAGGCAGGGACATCGAGGTAGAGCTGATAGTCAGCGCTAACAACCCTGGCGAGCTACTGTCagactttcctttttctctgctggAACGACAGGGAGTCTGGCGGAGCTTTGAGCTTTGAGTGTCACTAGAAGCCCAGTCATGGCCGTCTGAGAGTAACTGTGGGCGTACATGAGTCACTGTATAGCGCCTCCATAAAATTCTAACTGTTATGTTCATATAAACACTAACATGGCTCCTGAGTATCATGGCTTTGGGGAGAATTGCTTTCAGTTTCTCTACTGGCCCTAGAGTCTCTCTAGAGGTCAAAGTCTTTCTCCACAGTAATTCAGAGCCTTCTTCTGATGTGGATCTTGAGTGTATGAtgtatgtttctttcttttatctGGATGCTGGATCTCTTTCAGCTCTGCTTCGATGCTGCTTGCTCCTTCCATCCGGGCTCGATAACTAGCTTCAAAGTTTGGGATTTCCTGGCTGCAGTAGCTGCCAAGGCGGCGGTAATCTTGGAGCGATTAATCCAAACTCCCCCACCAGCCCCCTTCGCAAACCCACGGACGTCAGACGCTACAACCACGTTTTCCTACCTATAGAGTTGCACCGTTCCACTTGGTTGACAGGCGTCTCCGGGGCAGGGAACCTGGAGTCCCTCCTGCAGTTGCGAAGCTTGACAAACAGCCCCTTGTTGGCCGGACACCGGAAGTGACGCTCACCGAGGTAACTGCCATCCGTTCCTGCAGACAGCTCCTGGTCctgacacgcgcacacacacacacacacacacacacacacacacacacacacacacacacacacagtgggttTGTTTGATCAGTGTTATATGCAGTGTGATAAACTCCTATACGTTATTATATGAGTCACTACTTCTGATTACTGTTGTTGGCAAAAAGGAATCTATTAATGTAATATATCAAAGCAAATCTTTTTATGTAACTGCTacttggaaacaaaaaaaaccagacaaagTGGGTGGAATTCCTGTATACTGTCAGCACTAAGTTTACTGGAAATGCAGTGTATTGGTCATCAACATACACCAAGAATCAAATTCGCAACAACAAAGTCGAATTCAGCACTTATTGTTAGGGTGACATTAAACTAATTACTAAATAATTTCAAGATTTATGAGAAAACTTCATGGTTATGAAAGACTTTGTGGAAATGTAACAAGTAGGCACTAACTTTTCACAGAAAAAGGCTCATTTCTCTACAATCCAGATCTCAATCTAACCCTTGCAATCCCATTTTCAAATGAGATGAAATGAGAAACTGTAGCGTACAGAGAATACCACATAAATGAGTGCGAAGCTGGACTAAAACAGAGCTTAAAGACCCCAATTTGAGCTTAATTCATGTACAAAATTAAAGTGTTTGTctttatgatgaaaaaaaaaatcatcattttgtgtttgtcgtCTGATTATAACTTCAAATACAGACATCTCTTCTGCTTTGTTTAGatacattaatgaaaataacagaaaatagatTAATTTGAGACTATTAAAAAGGAACCAATGCTGTGTTCTGAATTTCGGTGATAAGGTTACCCTTTAGATAACGTTTGAACAATGGACTGAACCTTAAACTGAGACTATGAAACCAGTATAAAAACTTGGTACTCTAACTCTCCTTACCAGCTCAATTCCCGCCACTGGCTCAGGGATCCCGTTGATATGTCCAATCCAGCAAATGACTCCAAAAAGGGGCGGGTCATTCACTTCCACCATCGAGCCCACCTCCAGCTCGCCCTCCAGTCCCGCCTCTGCGTTCTCCCCTGCAGCTTTGACGTCATCCGGAGACCTCAGCGGGGATAGAGGGCCGTGCACGCCGTTGGTGTGTTGCGGTTGCTCCGGGGCGGCGGGCGATGTTGGACTGCGGGGTTTcggaggggggagagggggagcaGGCAGGGGTTTCTGGGTGGGTTTCGGCGGCGGCAGTGGAGGGGGTTTAAGTGCTTGTTTGGTGGGGGGCATCAAGGCGACCTTGGGAGCACTGGCGGATGGCGACGAAGGGCCTGGTTTAGTGACGGGGGGTAGCGATAGTTTCAGAATGGATTTGGGCATTTGGTGAGGAGGACTGTGACGGTAGGATTTTGGCTCTTAGGACAGAGAACACAAACAATAATTGCGACAACAGTTAATTCTGAGATTTCAATCTGATTTCAATTTAAACACCACCATCCCATTACAATGCTTGTTTTAGTGTTCATTCTTTCCATTCTGAAATATGCTTTATAACTGCATGTTCCAGAAACATTGCAACAGTGAACTCTTACCTGCTCCCTAATAATTATTAAGGGCTCAGAATAAAAGGGTCAACTAATGCCTAAAACATACAATGAGAGTCTGCGGTCATGTTAAAAATCATTTGCTATACCTGAGGAAACCTTGGTGATTGGCAGTAGTAGTCCATAGAGGGGGGAAGGAATGTGGCAGAGCTTCTCTCCCCTGTAATGCCCATCCCAGTTCCCAACGGGAGCGTCCTGTTAGGTGCGAGTCAAGCACAAAACCACAGGCTGACACAGAGGCAACCGATCCGCAAAAAGAAGCAATTGagactttgagaaaaaaaacatactgacaAAAAGATACTAGTCCCCCAGTTATGATAAAGGAAGCTCAGTCACAAAGACACAGGCTGTGGGGatacattaaacaaaaactaGGTGGCTGCGATATCCAagcaaacatacaaaatgaGACTAAAGGCCGATTTTTGCAGAATAGTATGTGCTGTAAATGAGGTAATGTGTGAACTGTCTCTAGTTTTTGCGTTTGCAAAAAGTAGCCATCAATGTTTCCGACAATTAATATGattgaaaaataattagaatTCCAAATCATAAGAACCTGCACTAATTTATATTcataaaatttacagttttatcCCCTGTGTTGTACTGACCAACAGAACGCCGACGTACATCCCTGATGATGACCGGCCAGGCAGGAGACCACAGTAGCGCACCTCACCGCCATACACAGTGTCCTCCAGGGGGAAACACACCCGCTGGCCAACATGGAACAGCGGAGGCGACACGGCGCCTCGGACCGGGATCTGGTTTTGAGCAGCGATGGGCGCCGACTCCGCTGTTCGGGGGAGGATGCCAAGAGCTTGCAGCTGAGGAGGACTGCTGGGACAATTCTGCTGGAAACTAATGTGACGACTCTgattctgttgttgttgctgctgctgctgctgctgttgctgctgctgctgctgctgaagatAATAATTCGGGCGGATGTTGTTGCTATGGTGCCCGTTGCTGGGGTgattactgctgctgctgcggtgctgctggtggtggtggtggtgttctCGCTCTCGCGTGTGTGCATCAGAGCCATTCCTGCTAGACCAGTGACGGATCCTGATGTCACTGGCCGGCAGGAAGAGGGCGCAGGCCTCGGGGCAGGTGAAGAGCCGGTGGCCCTTATAGGAGCCGTTGCTCATTCCTTTACCCGCCGCTGAACCCTGGAGCGGCAACAGAGACGGAAAAAGAGAGAACGAGGGATTTAGTGAGCCAATCACAGGTTACAATAGTCCGAATAGGTAAAATCCCTCAGAACTCCGTGGGATGACTTTTTCTGCGAGTTTACCTTGAGTTGTACCCCAAAATACACAGCGCTGCCCCCTCTGGTCAGTGGCCCGATGTATTTAAGCTCTGCCTCTGCCAGCTCGTCCTGCTGGCCTATTTGGACCCAGAGCGGGGTATCAACAGGCAAAGTGGCCAGCTGCTGCAACTTCCTGGgattggctgaaaaaaaaaaaaaaaaaaaatcaaaa is a window of Xiphias gladius isolate SHS-SW01 ecotype Sanya breed wild chromosome 12, ASM1685928v1, whole genome shotgun sequence DNA encoding:
- the si:cabz01101003.1 gene encoding ubiquitin carboxyl-terminal hydrolase CYLD, which codes for MSGAHEQNRKRRPPKMFLISTDLKIQDQLEGTIRLQRGYICQEQDLGKNRGDCPWVKVLDNGVMVKIERKFLLEVPSDLNGLLEPVSEPEARLKLLTNPRKLQQLATLPVDTPLWVQIGQQDELAEAELKYIGPLTRGGSAVYFGVQLKGSAAGKGMSNGSYKGHRLFTCPEACALFLPASDIRIRHWSSRNGSDAHTREREHHHHHQQHRSSSSNHPSNGHHSNNIRPNYYLQQQQQQQQQQQQQQQQQNQSRHISFQQNCPSSPPQLQALGILPRTAESAPIAAQNQIPVRGAVSPPLFHVGQRVCFPLEDTVYGGEVRYCGLLPGRSSSGMYVGVLLDAPVGNWDGHYRGEKLCHIPSPLYGLLLPITKVSSEPKSYRHSPPHQMPKSILKLSLPPVTKPGPSSPSASAPKVALMPPTKQALKPPPLPPPKPTQKPLPAPPLPPPKPRSPTSPAAPEQPQHTNGVHGPLSPLRSPDDVKAAGENAEAGLEGELEVGSMVEVNDPPLFGVICWIGHINGIPEPVAGIELDQELSAGTDGSYLGERHFRCPANKGLFVKLRNCRRDSRFPAPETPVNQVERCNSIAFAEWGSERVEEHTPPVDGDEARELYQGWKRGIQGHLNSCYLDATLFSLFSCCSSADWVLFWPSDPETDRNSSQAQDLLRCEIVNPLRRYGYVCASKTMALRRLLEAANSDTGFTNQEKDPEEFLNKLFQLLRVEPLLKIRSMTQQPQQCHLYQLFPPTLPPSPSTPLPHSPVDSPIPLSSPASSPMRVASVQALLESSFLHAGLKFVEAPSCLLLLMPRFGKDFKMFDAILPTLSLDITDLLDDTLRQCSICQAVAEWECLQCYEDLDITPGRLKQYCPTCNKQVHSHKNRMSHSPVKVGVPGGPWTGPLHYTRQRMSLFAVTCIETSHYVSFIKHGPLPTDWLFFDSMADREGGENGFNIPWVKACPEVGRYLSLSEEELRRVDAASLREPARRLLCDSYMCLYHSPELSLYK